The sequence GCCGTTCGAACGGCCGAACGTCCTGGAGATCGCGCCGCTGTTCTCGGTGTTGCGGCGAGAGGGGCCGGTGGTGGGGGTGACCACTCCGGCGGGGGATCCGGCCTGGCTGGTCACCGGGTTCGAAGAGGTGCGCGCGGTGTTCACCGATCCGCGGTTCGGGCGGTCGCACCCGGCGCCGGAAACCGCGTCGACGTTGTCGGACGCCGCCATTCTCAGCCGGCCGCAAGGGGACCACGAGACCGAGCACGTCGAGCACGCGCGGATGCGGAAGCTGCTCGTGCCCGCCTTCTCCGCCAACCGGATCCGGCGGCTCGCCGGGCACGTCCAGGAGCTGGCCGACGGCTGCTTCGACGCGATGGAACGGGCCCGCGCCGATGGCGGGCCGGTCGATCTGCACGAGCACCTGTCGTTCCCGCTGCCGGTGCTGGTGATCTGCGAACTGCTCGGCGTCCCGTACGAAGACCGCGAGACGTTCCGGGTGCTGTCCGACCGGATGGGCCGGATGGACATCGGCACCGGGGCGGAAGCCGCGCTGGACGAGTTCGCCGGTTACATGGGGCGGCTCGCCGAGGCCAAGCGGCGCGAACCCGGTGAGGACGTCGTTTCGGACCTGGTGCGCGCGCAGGCCGACGATCCCGCGTTCGGCGACGACGACCTCGCCCGGCTCGCCGCCGGCCTGCTGTTCGCCGGGCACGAGACGACGTCGAACCGGATCGACCTCGGCGCGCTCTACCTGCTCACCGACCTCGCCCGCCGCGACGCGCTGGCCGCCGATCCCGAGGGGCGCGTGCACGGCGTCGTCGAAGAGATCCTGCGGCTGTCCGCGCCGAGCGGGCTCGGGGTCCTGCGGTACGCGCACGACGACGTCGAGCTCGGCGGTGTGCGGATCGCCCGCGGCGACGCCGTCGTCCTGGCGATCGCGGCGGCCAACCGGGACGAGAAGGTGTTCCCGGACCCCGGCGCGTTCGA is a genomic window of Amycolatopsis lexingtonensis containing:
- a CDS encoding cytochrome P450, translated to MTATTDAPRLPFERPNVLEIAPLFSVLRREGPVVGVTTPAGDPAWLVTGFEEVRAVFTDPRFGRSHPAPETASTLSDAAILSRPQGDHETEHVEHARMRKLLVPAFSANRIRRLAGHVQELADGCFDAMERARADGGPVDLHEHLSFPLPVLVICELLGVPYEDRETFRVLSDRMGRMDIGTGAEAALDEFAGYMGRLAEAKRREPGEDVVSDLVRAQADDPAFGDDDLARLAAGLLFAGHETTSNRIDLGALYLLTDLARRDALAADPEGRVHGVVEEILRLSAPSGLGVLRYAHDDVELGGVRIARGDAVVLAIAAANRDEKVFPDPGAFDPGRKPNSHVAFAYGGWFCIGASLARTELRVVFGSLFRRFPGLRLAVDVDELRIRTNRVTGGVDRVPVLW